Genomic segment of Dactylococcopsis salina PCC 8305:
TCATTGTGATACTGCCAAGATCATGAAGAATATCCTCAGCAGCAATGGTTTCTGCACGAATCCGAGATTCTGCAAAGGCAACATCTTCAGGAATACGACGGTTGAGATGATGACACACCATCACCATATCTAAATGTTCATCAAACGTATTAACTGTATAGGGATTTGTGGGATTAGTCGAAGAAGGAAGACAGTTAGCAATTCCAGCAACTTTAATAATATCAGGAGCATGACCTCCTCCTGCCCCTTCTGCATGATACATATGAATGGTACGTCCCGCGATCGCGCTTAAGGTATCTTCCACATACCCTGATTCATTAAGGGTATCTGTATGCAGTTGCACCTGAAAATCATAAGTATCGGCTACCTGCAAGCATTGATCAATGGTAGCTGGCATTGCCCCCCAGTCTTCATGGATTTTTAGCCCGATCGCGCCTCCTAATATCTGTTCTACTAAACTTGACGGCAAACTGGAACTGCCTTTGCCAATAAAGCCAAAATTAATGGGAAAGTCTTCAGACGCTCGCAACATCATCTCTAAATTGCGTCTGCCACTAGAACAAATTCCCACAGTGACTGGTCCTAATCCCCCTCCTATCATCGTCGTAATGCCACTGGATAAGGCTTCTGGACATAATCCAGCACTATCAAAATGAACATGACCATCTAACCCCCCAGCCGTGGCAATTAATCCTTCTCCTGCACGGACATCTGTATTGGCACTAACAATTAAGTTGGGATCTACTCCATCCATAATGCCAGGATTCCCAGCTTTGCCAATGCCAGCAATTTTGCCATTTTTGATCCCAATATCCCCTTTAATAACGCCCAGTACAGGATCCATTACCGTTACATTCGTAATTACAAAGTCTAGCGCCCCTTCGGCAGCCGTTACCCCAGCAGCTAACCCCAAACCATCTCTGAGGGTTTTACCGCCACCAAAAACACATTCATCCCCATAAGTGGTAAAATCCTGTTCTACTTCAGCAACTAATGAGGTATCGGCTAACCGAATCCGATCCCCTGTGGTGGGACCAAATAATTCGGCATATCGTTCACGACTAATTCGCATCCTTTCTGTTCCTTCAAGCTAGTTAAATCCGTTTTCCTCAGCCTTTTTTAGGGCTTGTTTTCGCGCCATTTCTTCTTGGCAATTCCCATTCACTAAATTATTTAATCCGATAACTGTTTTGTCGCCCCCCAAAGCCACTAAGGTAACTTCTTTCGTGTCGCCAGGTTCAAATCTCACTGCCGTTCCAGCAGGGATATCAAGGCGAAATCCTAGAGCTTTTTTTCGGTCAAATTTTAAGGCGCGATTAACTTCAAAAAAGTGATAATGTGACCCAACTTGAATCGGTCGATCTCCTTCATTAGCCACTCTGATTTGACAACTTTCGCGATTTTTATTGAGTTCAATCTCTCCTTCAACACAATCAATTTGACCGGGAAATTCAAAGGGAAATGAGCTTTCTGTCATTAATATTACTCCTCAAAAATAGGACGAATCGGATTATCAATACTGACTAATTTAGTTCCATCGGCAAAATGAGCTTCCACTTGAATAATAGGAATTAATTGAGCAACGCCGGGCAAAACATCCTCTGTTGTCAATAAAGTAGCCCCTTCTGACATTAACTGAGCCACTGATTTATCTTCTCTTGCCCCTTCAATAATGACATCCGTAATAAAAGCAATCGCCTCTGGAACATTCAATTTAATCCCTTTTTCTTTTCGTCGTCGTGCAATTTCAGCTGCGGTAAAAATGGTTAATCGCTCTTGCTCTTTGGGCGTGAGATACATAAATTCATAAAGATAGCTTGAAACTATTTAATCTCCAAGTATTTTTTAATTTATCATTAGCAAGAACAATCATTTGTAGCTCTCGATACCATTGCTAACAATCCAAGGTCTGACTTAACTCCCAAGGCGTAATTTCTTGATGGTAATGTTGCCATTCTTGTTGTTTTAATTTCAGATAAGACGCAACCCCCCATGGGAAGTTCAAAGCGATCGCGATCGGGAATCTGAATGGCATGAGTGCGATTGTTCCCGCCATAACTCGCGGTATTGGGTGACCAAGTTGCCCCAGAGGCAGTGGCAGCCGCATTAATGCGTTTATAGGAATTAACAGTGGGATTACTGAAAGCACATAAGGCTTGAGAAGAATGAAGAATACCTGCAATTTGATGTAAGAAGCGCGATCGCGCCTCAACGCAGTCCAAGTGTTAGTCCGATATACTGCTCGATCGGGTAATCATCAGGTAATTCTGGTGGCAATTCTGGGGCATTGGGAACTAAGGTTTTAAACTCTGATACTTTCATTTTCGTTCGATCGGGTGATCATCGGCTTGAACACTGCATTATTTTCTAGATTATCTATTTCCTCAGCGACGATTCAACTCCGATTTGTGCCATTACCCATCAAGAACTTAACAAACCTTTGAAAACCCTTGTCCCCAATGATCCTAGTTTAGTCAGCGCGATCGTCTCTTGGCTAGAAGCAAGGGGAGAAGAGAAGGTTTTGTAAAGCGCGATCGGAATTTCTCCGAAAGGGAGTAACAGGACAAGCCGTGTTCCCTCAAACATAAAACTTGCCATAAATTTACGATCGCTGTAAGGCACTTGGGGACAACCAAGCACTTCATCTGGCCAGCGATCGCGCTTCCTGCTTCTAGCGACAGCAGCGATAAAAAGGACTGCCCCGCAAGCCCAAGCCAGTGATGATCTGTTTGAGTTCTTCTGCTTTTTGCGCGATCGATGTCGTTTCATGAAAAATCTTCATTTCGTCAATCACACCATCATCGTTTTTACCCTCAATGGGAGAGAAACTGAGATTGAACACTTGAGCGCGATCGCGTTCCCCTGTCGCCATCTCTTTGATTGATGGCACGATAATAATTAACTGTGCTTTCCCAACTTATTCCCCCAGAAGACCGATGACACGAATTTGTCATCACGTCATTTAATTTGTCGCTGTACATCGGTGGAAGAACATCGTTGATGGCGAACATAGGAAAATAGAACATTATGATAGCGATCGAGCAATCCCTAAACAGCTAATGAATGAACGACCGATGCTCGTAGAGCGGTGGCTTTGCCACATCGAGCAAACAATCAAACAAACAACAAGGGATCAATCACGCAACTGGAAATAACCAACGAACGATCGAGCGACTGAAAACAGAATATGATCATTGATGGCGATCGATGCTTCACATCGGTGCGCGGAGCGCAATCGCGCGACTGAACTGCAAACCATAGACCAACGAACGATCGAGCAACTAAACGCTTAACCTATCTCATCACCAAGCGAACTCGCGCTCACAGGCTGGAGGGCTGAACCTAGAATCTCCCATCATGATCTTTGATTTGATGGGAGAGCGTCAACCAATGTACCGCCTACGCGATTGCGCTCCGCGCACGCCCATCGAAGATTCATACAGAACCTTCTATCCGTCGAAAGATCGCTCTCGTTAGTTTCG
This window contains:
- the ureC gene encoding urease subunit alpha; the encoded protein is MRISRERYAELFGPTTGDRIRLADTSLVAEVEQDFTTYGDECVFGGGKTLRDGLGLAAGVTAAEGALDFVITNVTVMDPVLGVIKGDIGIKNGKIAGIGKAGNPGIMDGVDPNLIVSANTDVRAGEGLIATAGGLDGHVHFDSAGLCPEALSSGITTMIGGGLGPVTVGICSSGRRNLEMMLRASEDFPINFGFIGKGSSSLPSSLVEQILGGAIGLKIHEDWGAMPATIDQCLQVADTYDFQVQLHTDTLNESGYVEDTLSAIAGRTIHMYHAEGAGGGHAPDIIKVAGIANCLPSSTNPTNPYTVNTFDEHLDMVMVCHHLNRRIPEDVAFAESRIRAETIAAEDILHDLGSITMMGSDSQGMGRIGEVICRTWQLASKMKDQRGPLPEDNDRNDNQRILRYLAKYTINPAITYGIADHVGSLETGKMADIVLWQPGFFGIKPEVIIKGGFIAWSAMGESNASLMTCEPILYRSQWGSHGTAAAATSACFVTQSALDYGIADRLGLQKAFLPVQNTRQLSKADLKHNTACPEIEVDPDTFQVRVDGEIATCDPVDRVSLGRLYMFR